The Heliangelus exortis chromosome 10, bHelExo1.hap1, whole genome shotgun sequence genome includes a window with the following:
- the DCTN1 gene encoding dynactin subunit 1 isoform X1 produces MAQGRRHASGRAPSTSSRMSVEAGTKPLRVGSRVEVIGKGHRGTVAYVGATLFATGKWVGVILDEAKGKNDGTVQGRKYFTCEENHGIFVRQSQIQVFEDGADTTSPETPESAAMKVPKRDSLDATKASKLRGVKPKKTSARRPKPTRTPSSTASGGTAAASGSASASGGEMSSSEPSTPAQTPLVAPVIPSPSLTSPVAPPVPSPTKEEENLRSQVRDLEEKLETLKIKRNEDKAKLKELEKYKIQLEQVQEWKSKMQEQQADLQKRLKEAKKEAKDALEAKERYMEEMADTADAIEMATLDKEMAEERAESLQQEVDSLKEKVEYLTMDLEILKHEIEEKGSDGAASSYQVKQLEEQNARLKEALVRMRDLSASEKQEHVKLQKQMEKKNTELESLRQQREKLQEEVKQAEKTVDELKEQVDAALGAEEMVETLTERNLDLEEKVRELRETVGDLEAMNEMNDELQENARETELELREQLDMATSRVRQAERRVEAAQETVADYQQTIKKYRELTAHLQDVNRELMSQQEASAEKQQQPPPEMFDFKIKFAETKAHAKAIEMELRQMEVQQANRHVSLLTSFMPDSFLRHGGDHDCVLVLLLIPRLICKAELISKQAQEKFDLTENCSERAGLRGAAGEQLSFAAGLVYSLSLLQATLHKYEQALNKCSVEVYKKVGMLYPEMSVHERSLDFLIELLHKDQLDETVNVEPLTKAIKYYQHLYSIHLADQAEDCTMQLADHIKFTQSALDCMGVEVCRLRAFLQAGQEASDLAILLKDLETSCSDIRQFCKKIRRRMPGTDAPGIPAALGFGQQVSDTLLDCRKHLTWVVAVLQEVAAAGAQMIAPLAENEGLQVLKLEDLAFKVSEQIYGTQGISPYECLRQSCSILIATMNKMATAMQEGEYDADRPQTKPTPPAELRAAALRAEITDAEGLGLKLEDRETVIKELKKSLKIKGEELSEANVRLSLLEKKLDSASKDADDRVEKIQTKLDETQTLLKKKEKEFEETMDALQADIDQLESEKVELKQRLNNQSKRTIEGLRGSPASGVASIVSGIAGEEQQRGAGAGQVTGGGSGPVQVKDSPLLLQQIDALQLSIKHLKNENNRLKGEQMKLELASLAPLRVPKISLPKEKQGEGLATQALYRRSSQLLETLYQLSANTKVLNMKGTKSTRSSSARLLEQTARLCTLKSTIDTLRDDTMRAMVQQQPGAGVPTDFGVFPSSSFLKAKREQEEGMSCYGRVSFPCAPGQSQAHRLLLTPELLHQLRSHFVC; encoded by the exons GCACCCAGCACCAGTAGCAGGATGAGTGTGGAGGCAGGCACCAAGCCCCTGAGGGTGGGCTCCAGGGTGGAGGTCATCGGGAAGGGACACCGAGGGACCGTGGCCTACGTGGGTGCCACCCTGTTTGCCACAGGCAAGTGGGTGGGTGTCATCCTGGATGAAGCCAAGGGCAAGAACGACGGGACTGTGCAGGGCAGGAAATATTTCACCTGTGAGGAGAACCACGGCATCTTCGTGAGGCAGTCACAG ATCCAGGTCTTTGAAGATGGAGCTGACACGACATCCCCAGAAACACCAGAGTCTGCTGCCATGAAAGTCCCCAAAAGAG attcCCTGGATGCCACCAAAGCCAGCAAACTG CGTGGAGTCAAGCCCAAAAAG ACCAGCGCCCGGCGCCCCAAG cccaCCCGCACCCCCAGCTCCACAGCCTCGGGTGGGACGGCTGCAGCCTcgggctctgcctctgcctctgggGGGGAGATGAGCAGCAGTGAGCCCAGCACGCCTGCACAGACCCCTCTGGTGGCTCCTGTCATCCCCTCGCCCTCCCTCACCTCTCCAGTGGCACCTCCAGTCCCCTCGCCCACCAAG GAAGAGGAAAACTTACGTTCTCAAGTCAGGGACCTGGAGGAGAAATTGGAGACTCTGAAGATAAAGCGGAATGAAgacaaagcaaagctgaaggAGCTTGAGAAGTACAAGATCCAGCTGGAGCAGGTGCAGGAATGGAAGAGCAaaatgcaggagcagcaggctgACCTCCAGAAACGGCTGAAGGAGGCCAAAAAG GAAGCCAAAGATGCCTTGGAGGCCAAGGAGCGCTACATGGAGGAGATGGCAGACACTGCTGATGCCATCGAAATGGCCACCCTGGACAAGGAGATGGCAGAGGAGAGGGCAGagtccctgcagcaggaggtggaCTCCCTGAAAGAGAAGGTGGAATATCTCACCATGGACCTGGAGATCCTGAAGCACGAGATTGAAgagaaag GCTCGGATGGAGCAGCCTCCAGCTACCAGGtgaagcagctggaggagcagaatgCCAGGCTCAAGGAAGCTCTCGTCAG GATGCGGGACCTGTCAGCCTCAGAGAAGCAGGAGCATGTGAAGCTTCAGAAGCAGATGGAGAAGAAGAACACGGAGCTGGAGTCCctgaggcagcagagggagaagctgcaggaggaggtgaaGCAGGCGGAGAAAACAGTCGATGAGCTGAAGGAGCAG GTGGAtgctgctctgggtgctgaggaGATGGTGGAGACTCTGACAGAGAGAAACTTGGACCTGGAGGAGAAGGTCCGGGAGCTGCGTGAGACAGTTGGGGACCTG gaagcCATGAATGAGATGAATGATGAGCTGCAGGAGAATGCCCGTGagacagagctggagctgcGGGAGCAGCTGGACATGGCCACGTCCCGCGTGCGGCAGGCAGAGCGACGCGTGGAGGCTGCGCAGGAGACGGTGGCAGATTACCAACAAACCATCAAGAAGTACAGGGAGCTGACTGCACACCTCCAG GATGTGAACCGAGAGCTGATGAGTCAGCAAGAAGCctctgctgagaagcagcagcagcctcccccCGAGATGTTTGACTTCAAGATCAAATTTGCAGAGACGAAAGCCCATGCTAAG GCCATCGAGATGGAGCTGCGTCAGATGGAGGTGCAGCAGGCCAACAGACACGTGtccctcctcacctccttcaTGCCCGACAGCTTCCTGCGACACGGAGGGGACCACGACTGtgtcctggtgctgctcctcatcccacGGCTCATCTGCAAG GCTGAGCTGATCAGCAAGCAGGCTCAGGAGAAGTTTGATCTGACCGAGAACTGCTCCGAGCGCGCGGGGCTGCGCGGGGCTGCGGGGGAAcagctcagctttgctgcagggctggtttattccctcagcctgctgcaggCCACGCTCCACAAATATGAGCA GGCACTGAACAAGTGCAGTGTGGAGGTGTACAAGAAGGTGGGGATGCTGTACCCTGAGATGAGTGTCCATGAACGCTCCCTGGACTTCCTGATCGAGCTGCTGCACAAGGACCAGCTGGATGAGACTGTCAACGTGGAGCCCCTGACCAAAGCCATCAAGTACTACCAG CACCTCTACAGCATCCACCTGGCTGACCAGGCTGAGGACTGCACCATGCAGCTGGCTGACCACATCAAG TTCACCCAGAGTGCCTTGGACTGCATGGGGGTGGAGGTGTGCCGGCTCCGGGCCTTCCTCCAG gctgggcaggaggcGTCTGACCTGGCCATCCTCCTCAAGGACCTGGAGACCTCCTGCAGTGACATTCGCCAGTTCTGTAAGAAGATCCGGCGCCGCATGCCCGGTACCGACGCTCCCGGCATCCCCGCGGCCCTGGGCTTTGGGCAGCAG GTGTCAGACACGCTGCTGGACTGCCGCAAGCACCTCACCTGGGTGGTGGCCGtgctgcaggaggtggctgcagcgGGGGCACAGATGATTGCTCCCCTGGCAGAGAACGAGGGGCTGCAGGTGCTGAAGCTGGAGGACCTGGCCTTCAAAGTCAGCGAGCAG aTCTATGGCACCCAGGGCATCAGCCCCTACGAGTGTCTGCGCCAGTCCTGCAGCATCCTGATCGCCACCATGAACAAGATGGCCACGGCCATGCAGGAGGGGGAGTACGACGCGGATAGACCTCAGACCAAG CCCACTCCCCCGGCCGAGCTGCGGGCAGCGGCTCTTCGGGCAGAGATCACTGAtgctgaggggctggggctgaagCTGGAGGACAGGGAGACGGTCATCAAAGAGCTGAAGAAGTCTCTCAAGATCAAG ggtgaGGAGCTCAGCGAAGCCAACGTGAGGCTCAGCCTGCTGGAGAAGAAGCTGGACAGTGCCTCCAAGGACGCCGACGACCGCGTGGAGAAGATACAGACAAAGCTGGATGAGACCCAGACACTGctcaaaaagaaagagaa GGAGTTTGAGGAGACCATGGATGCTCTCCAGGCAGACATTGACCAGCTGGAGTCGGAGAAGGTGGAGCTGAAGCAGCGCCTCAACAACCAGTCCAAGAGAACCATCGAGGGCCTGCGTGGCTCCCCAGCCTCTGGGGTGGCCTCCATCGTGTCTGGCATTgctggag AGGAACAGCAGCGAG gtgctggtgctgggcaggTGACAGGAGGTGGCTCGGGGCCCGTCCAGGTGAAGgattctcctctcctcctccagcaaaTCGATGCCCTGCAGCTTTCCATCAAGCACCTCAAGAACGAGAACAATCGGCTCAAG ggagAGCAGATGAAGCTGGAGCTGGCCAGCCTGGCACCCCTGCGGGTGCCCAAGATCTCCCTCCCCAAGGAGAAGCAGGGGGAGGGGCTGGCCACCCAGGCACTGTACCGCAGGAGCAGCCAGCTCCTGGAGACCCTCTACCAGCTCAGTGCCAACACCAAGGTCCTCAACATGAAAGGCACCAAGTCCA CAAGGAGCTCCTCTGCACGGCTGCTGGAGCAGACAGCCCGGCTCTGCACCCTCAAATCCACCATCGACACCCTGCGG GATGACACGATGCGGGCCATGGTCCAGCAGCAGCCCGGTGCCGGTGTCCCCACCGACTTTGGCgtcttcccctcctcctccttcctgaaG GCTAAgcgggagcaggaggagggaatgTCGTGCTACGGGCGGGTGAGCTTCCCCTGTGCCCCGGGGCAGAGCCAGGCCCACCGCCTGCTGCTCACCCCGGAGCTGCTGCACCAGCTCCGCAGCCACTTCGTCTGCTGA
- the DCTN1 gene encoding dynactin subunit 1 isoform X2, which produces MAQGRRHASGRAPSTSSRMSVEAGTKPLRVGSRVEVIGKGHRGTVAYVGATLFATGKWVGVILDEAKGKNDGTVQGRKYFTCEENHGIFVRQSQIQVFEDGADTTSPETPESAAMKVPKRDSLDATKASKLRGVKPKKTSARRPKPTRTPSSTASGGTAAASGSASASGGEMSSSEPSTPAQTPLVAPVIPSPSLTSPVAPPVPSPTKEEENLRSQVRDLEEKLETLKIKRNEDKAKLKELEKYKIQLEQVQEWKSKMQEQQADLQKRLKEAKKEAKDALEAKERYMEEMADTADAIEMATLDKEMAEERAESLQQEVDSLKEKVEYLTMDLEILKHEIEEKGSDGAASSYQVKQLEEQNARLKEALVRMRDLSASEKQEHVKLQKQMEKKNTELESLRQQREKLQEEVKQAEKTVDELKEQVDAALGAEEMVETLTERNLDLEEKVRELRETVGDLEAMNEMNDELQENARETELELREQLDMATSRVRQAERRVEAAQETVADYQQTIKKYRELTAHLQDVNRELMSQQEASAEKQQQPPPEMFDFKIKFAETKAHAKAIEMELRQMEVQQANRHVSLLTSFMPDSFLRHGGDHDCVLVLLLIPRLICKAELISKQAQEKFDLTENCSERAGLRGAAGEQLSFAAGLVYSLSLLQATLHKYEQALNKCSVEVYKKVGMLYPEMSVHERSLDFLIELLHKDQLDETVNVEPLTKAIKYYQHLYSIHLADQAEDCTMQLADHIKFTQSALDCMGVEVCRLRAFLQAGQEASDLAILLKDLETSCSDIRQFCKKIRRRMPGTDAPGIPAALGFGQQVSDTLLDCRKHLTWVVAVLQEVAAAGAQMIAPLAENEGLQVLKLEDLAFKVSEQIYGTQGISPYECLRQSCSILIATMNKMATAMQEGEYDADRPQTKPTPPAELRAAALRAEITDAEGLGLKLEDRETVIKELKKSLKIKGEELSEANVRLSLLEKKLDSASKDADDRVEKIQTKLDETQTLLKKKEKEFEETMDALQADIDQLESEKVELKQRLNNQSKRTIEGLRGSPASGVASIVSGIAGGAGAGQVTGGGSGPVQVKDSPLLLQQIDALQLSIKHLKNENNRLKGEQMKLELASLAPLRVPKISLPKEKQGEGLATQALYRRSSQLLETLYQLSANTKVLNMKGTKSTRSSSARLLEQTARLCTLKSTIDTLRDDTMRAMVQQQPGAGVPTDFGVFPSSSFLKAKREQEEGMSCYGRVSFPCAPGQSQAHRLLLTPELLHQLRSHFVC; this is translated from the exons GCACCCAGCACCAGTAGCAGGATGAGTGTGGAGGCAGGCACCAAGCCCCTGAGGGTGGGCTCCAGGGTGGAGGTCATCGGGAAGGGACACCGAGGGACCGTGGCCTACGTGGGTGCCACCCTGTTTGCCACAGGCAAGTGGGTGGGTGTCATCCTGGATGAAGCCAAGGGCAAGAACGACGGGACTGTGCAGGGCAGGAAATATTTCACCTGTGAGGAGAACCACGGCATCTTCGTGAGGCAGTCACAG ATCCAGGTCTTTGAAGATGGAGCTGACACGACATCCCCAGAAACACCAGAGTCTGCTGCCATGAAAGTCCCCAAAAGAG attcCCTGGATGCCACCAAAGCCAGCAAACTG CGTGGAGTCAAGCCCAAAAAG ACCAGCGCCCGGCGCCCCAAG cccaCCCGCACCCCCAGCTCCACAGCCTCGGGTGGGACGGCTGCAGCCTcgggctctgcctctgcctctgggGGGGAGATGAGCAGCAGTGAGCCCAGCACGCCTGCACAGACCCCTCTGGTGGCTCCTGTCATCCCCTCGCCCTCCCTCACCTCTCCAGTGGCACCTCCAGTCCCCTCGCCCACCAAG GAAGAGGAAAACTTACGTTCTCAAGTCAGGGACCTGGAGGAGAAATTGGAGACTCTGAAGATAAAGCGGAATGAAgacaaagcaaagctgaaggAGCTTGAGAAGTACAAGATCCAGCTGGAGCAGGTGCAGGAATGGAAGAGCAaaatgcaggagcagcaggctgACCTCCAGAAACGGCTGAAGGAGGCCAAAAAG GAAGCCAAAGATGCCTTGGAGGCCAAGGAGCGCTACATGGAGGAGATGGCAGACACTGCTGATGCCATCGAAATGGCCACCCTGGACAAGGAGATGGCAGAGGAGAGGGCAGagtccctgcagcaggaggtggaCTCCCTGAAAGAGAAGGTGGAATATCTCACCATGGACCTGGAGATCCTGAAGCACGAGATTGAAgagaaag GCTCGGATGGAGCAGCCTCCAGCTACCAGGtgaagcagctggaggagcagaatgCCAGGCTCAAGGAAGCTCTCGTCAG GATGCGGGACCTGTCAGCCTCAGAGAAGCAGGAGCATGTGAAGCTTCAGAAGCAGATGGAGAAGAAGAACACGGAGCTGGAGTCCctgaggcagcagagggagaagctgcaggaggaggtgaaGCAGGCGGAGAAAACAGTCGATGAGCTGAAGGAGCAG GTGGAtgctgctctgggtgctgaggaGATGGTGGAGACTCTGACAGAGAGAAACTTGGACCTGGAGGAGAAGGTCCGGGAGCTGCGTGAGACAGTTGGGGACCTG gaagcCATGAATGAGATGAATGATGAGCTGCAGGAGAATGCCCGTGagacagagctggagctgcGGGAGCAGCTGGACATGGCCACGTCCCGCGTGCGGCAGGCAGAGCGACGCGTGGAGGCTGCGCAGGAGACGGTGGCAGATTACCAACAAACCATCAAGAAGTACAGGGAGCTGACTGCACACCTCCAG GATGTGAACCGAGAGCTGATGAGTCAGCAAGAAGCctctgctgagaagcagcagcagcctcccccCGAGATGTTTGACTTCAAGATCAAATTTGCAGAGACGAAAGCCCATGCTAAG GCCATCGAGATGGAGCTGCGTCAGATGGAGGTGCAGCAGGCCAACAGACACGTGtccctcctcacctccttcaTGCCCGACAGCTTCCTGCGACACGGAGGGGACCACGACTGtgtcctggtgctgctcctcatcccacGGCTCATCTGCAAG GCTGAGCTGATCAGCAAGCAGGCTCAGGAGAAGTTTGATCTGACCGAGAACTGCTCCGAGCGCGCGGGGCTGCGCGGGGCTGCGGGGGAAcagctcagctttgctgcagggctggtttattccctcagcctgctgcaggCCACGCTCCACAAATATGAGCA GGCACTGAACAAGTGCAGTGTGGAGGTGTACAAGAAGGTGGGGATGCTGTACCCTGAGATGAGTGTCCATGAACGCTCCCTGGACTTCCTGATCGAGCTGCTGCACAAGGACCAGCTGGATGAGACTGTCAACGTGGAGCCCCTGACCAAAGCCATCAAGTACTACCAG CACCTCTACAGCATCCACCTGGCTGACCAGGCTGAGGACTGCACCATGCAGCTGGCTGACCACATCAAG TTCACCCAGAGTGCCTTGGACTGCATGGGGGTGGAGGTGTGCCGGCTCCGGGCCTTCCTCCAG gctgggcaggaggcGTCTGACCTGGCCATCCTCCTCAAGGACCTGGAGACCTCCTGCAGTGACATTCGCCAGTTCTGTAAGAAGATCCGGCGCCGCATGCCCGGTACCGACGCTCCCGGCATCCCCGCGGCCCTGGGCTTTGGGCAGCAG GTGTCAGACACGCTGCTGGACTGCCGCAAGCACCTCACCTGGGTGGTGGCCGtgctgcaggaggtggctgcagcgGGGGCACAGATGATTGCTCCCCTGGCAGAGAACGAGGGGCTGCAGGTGCTGAAGCTGGAGGACCTGGCCTTCAAAGTCAGCGAGCAG aTCTATGGCACCCAGGGCATCAGCCCCTACGAGTGTCTGCGCCAGTCCTGCAGCATCCTGATCGCCACCATGAACAAGATGGCCACGGCCATGCAGGAGGGGGAGTACGACGCGGATAGACCTCAGACCAAG CCCACTCCCCCGGCCGAGCTGCGGGCAGCGGCTCTTCGGGCAGAGATCACTGAtgctgaggggctggggctgaagCTGGAGGACAGGGAGACGGTCATCAAAGAGCTGAAGAAGTCTCTCAAGATCAAG ggtgaGGAGCTCAGCGAAGCCAACGTGAGGCTCAGCCTGCTGGAGAAGAAGCTGGACAGTGCCTCCAAGGACGCCGACGACCGCGTGGAGAAGATACAGACAAAGCTGGATGAGACCCAGACACTGctcaaaaagaaagagaa GGAGTTTGAGGAGACCATGGATGCTCTCCAGGCAGACATTGACCAGCTGGAGTCGGAGAAGGTGGAGCTGAAGCAGCGCCTCAACAACCAGTCCAAGAGAACCATCGAGGGCCTGCGTGGCTCCCCAGCCTCTGGGGTGGCCTCCATCGTGTCTGGCATTgctggag gtgctggtgctgggcaggTGACAGGAGGTGGCTCGGGGCCCGTCCAGGTGAAGgattctcctctcctcctccagcaaaTCGATGCCCTGCAGCTTTCCATCAAGCACCTCAAGAACGAGAACAATCGGCTCAAG ggagAGCAGATGAAGCTGGAGCTGGCCAGCCTGGCACCCCTGCGGGTGCCCAAGATCTCCCTCCCCAAGGAGAAGCAGGGGGAGGGGCTGGCCACCCAGGCACTGTACCGCAGGAGCAGCCAGCTCCTGGAGACCCTCTACCAGCTCAGTGCCAACACCAAGGTCCTCAACATGAAAGGCACCAAGTCCA CAAGGAGCTCCTCTGCACGGCTGCTGGAGCAGACAGCCCGGCTCTGCACCCTCAAATCCACCATCGACACCCTGCGG GATGACACGATGCGGGCCATGGTCCAGCAGCAGCCCGGTGCCGGTGTCCCCACCGACTTTGGCgtcttcccctcctcctccttcctgaaG GCTAAgcgggagcaggaggagggaatgTCGTGCTACGGGCGGGTGAGCTTCCCCTGTGCCCCGGGGCAGAGCCAGGCCCACCGCCTGCTGCTCACCCCGGAGCTGCTGCACCAGCTCCGCAGCCACTTCGTCTGCTGA